The DNA segment CATCAGAGGTAACTGTCCAAACACGTAAAAGACAAACGTCTTAATGTTCCTgtgagtttttcattttcaaatgtcaCTTCCTCTTAGGCCGTCATGTCTTCATTTGGACTTATGAATGTTATAATGAGGGCTAAATTTGTgttgacattttggcaaaagGCCGAGGCTCTCTCCTCGTTCGGCACATATTAATGCTGTGTCCTTTTTGCTTTGGTCAAACAGAAACTCTGAACATGAGATTTCCCTCCATTCAGGGTGCATACAGATTTTACCAATTAATTTCTAGGTATTTTCCATCACTTTGAcagaaattttaaagaccatacattggctctttttcattactatatattaactttttaaaatatatacatatatagtatataaGTAATTAACAAATTTAGAGCAGGGTTAGAACTGATTATTTAAAActaactaagggactgtttgttatttatgaaggCGGAAGGTGCACTGCAAAAAGGGGGAcgcatgtcaaattatgctgagACTTTATGTTAAATCACGTTAAGCTAATGTCTCCCTTTTCACAACGAGCGTGCCACTTCTGCctgcctcatttgcatattaaaaTCATGCCGTGGTGAGAATGGAGATAACGTTAACACTtataataccaggtgtaaatgcAAAGACATCTGATCACAAGTCGTAATCCAGATAATGTATCCAGAAACACATTTCCTGTTAAAACTGAATGTAAATGGGCTTTAACTCTTTACATATTAATGCCTTTGACCCCTTATTTATCTGTTAGTGATCGTCAGTCGGTTACGTACCACTCCGATCCCTTCGAAGGCGAAGACGGCCGTCCCAAAGAACAGAGGGTAGTCTTTGAGCTGGCCCACCAGCGGCAGGTTGATGGGATAGGTGATGTTCTGCGGggacaggaagagaaaaaacaacgTAAACATTAACCCCACATTCATCTTTTTATTGCTGAACGCTCGTCTCTGACCGGATGATTCCTGAACACCAGACTGATGTTTCCCATCTGATCATACTTGCAGCCCTGAGGTCAGTTTGGGTAATTTGTAATGAAATTAAGAGATGAAACCTTGTGCTGTCAGAACAGCACTCATCGTCCTGTTGGACCAAAGCTCGCAGATCATATTAGCTTGTAATGAAATAATTGAACGAGGGTCTCTGATAGCTGTGAAATCATTTGGCTGATATAAACTGTCATTACTGCAAAATAAAGTGGGCGaataaaaggaaatgagagCCGTCAAACTGCCTCTTTTGAACACAGCAGCGGCTGACGGTGTCTGAGCTGTAACAATTTCACCTCTGATTATAAATAGGGATGATAATAATTAATCCACGAGCTAAAAGCTAAAACACAGACAGGGCACCAAACTTTCTGAAATATTTCTGGCCTTAATGCTCTAGTTTTCCCAAAATTCAGGTGATTCATCAGCCACACGAACACCTTGCGGGCCATAGATATATCTCTTAGTGCTGAATCTTTGGAAGCTTTCTGATGcaagaaattgctttttttttctttcttcaaggCAAGGCCGTTTCTCAGAGAGCACGCCCGCTATATATCTGTAAAGCTGCATGATGAAATACTCAACAGCCCGAAAAACAGGTAATCTGGAGACTCTGTCGCTACCAGTTGTCCAGTTATCCATTAAGACCCCGAACCCAATCAGCAGcgtggagacagagacacagattaCACAGAGGGAGAAATGTGGAAGCTGGCTAGAAACCCAGATgaagaaaatatcacaaaaagcCCCTTTTTCACAGATTATGGTCCTGCACACAATGAATCTCCACAGGTGACCTCCTGATAGAAGTACTGTTCACttggcctcatgcaagaaacaataaacaagatttgatcttattttcttaatacccattgatttttgggattcaccagctttcttattttcacttttctctGAGGTAAGAGAACATGAGTGGTCCAGAGCACcgagatgagagaaaaacatctcgCTTTCACAGCCTGAAAACTGTTGCCCAGTACAAGCATTATATTTGAGGAATGCTCAAAAAACGCATGGTTATCTTTTCATAAAATTTGGAcaatgttttagagtaattataatgaccGGATTATTATATTTCAGGGCTAAAGGCGTACTATTATACTTGGTACACTGATCCTATTTACTGTTATTTCAGTCACTGTgcatccctctgctgaccagagctggaatgtaactgagtacattttacttaagtattgtCCTGAAGTACAAGTTTGACTTGATTTATTTAGCtcatattaaaaatgacaatgttaTACTTTTAAAAGAAGGAGACATGCAGGGAAAACCCAGAAAACCCTCAAGGGGGCTTGACACTATCAGTACATACCATCTcttaacatttataaaaaacaattagaaaattgttttaacaataaataaatacatagataaataaaataaagacggtagaaggtagatttcttaaaatgaaaaagtatgtaaataagaaaataaattgcattaaaatagaataaaataaactatataggccataatagaaatataaaaaggaaGGGAGAGGCAGACGAGGTTACTCAAGTATTTTAATCTAATACACTtgagagggaaatattgtactttctactccactactattattagataactactttataaaataagatttttgagcataaactaaaaatatgaaattacaaAGGTGCAGCTTaaacaattagtcaatttttgaaaattaattggcaacttcTTTCATCTTGTAGCTCCAGCTTCTCCTATAAAATAGAGGTATGAAGactttttgcttttcttctaattatttaggtcattttaatttattgaatAACCTAAATAATtagaagaaaatgtatttttattagtattaaaaCCTAAGTGTAGGTGTACTTTactactttaaatactttaatacatttccctgaaattacattaactttgttttagtttatttaactgAACATCAGTTTCACTCTTGCAGACGTTCTTcttctttcagccttttttggcaTCATAACTCCAGTCTTGTTTgtgtgccagagtctttgcacacggcacaaaacctgcccttatatagtgtttCGGGGGCAttacctgtgctgacaggtgaCCTGTGATCTGTGGGATTCAGCACTGAGCTCACCTgctcagagcagatttgggtggttaagaacatttggtgcatctggagctgatttctcttatatttcctttcagcagaaaattaagagaaaagtAGTAGTAGAATTTTGCTGCACGCGGCCAACTGTGTGCATGAAAACGCAGTCAGGCTAAGAAAAGCCCGagctgagaggcagagagtTGATTCACACAGATGTGGTGCTCACCGTCAGCGAGTAGAAGTAGATGAGGATCAGGCTAGCCGTCATGACGAGGTTGGCCACCAGAGAGAGCGGAGCCAGGTACTTGAGGTCTGGGGTGAACACCAGCAGGATGATGGCGGGCAGGAAGCAGAGCATGTAGAGGCG comes from the Plectropomus leopardus isolate mb unplaced genomic scaffold, YSFRI_Pleo_2.0 unplaced_scaffold17981, whole genome shotgun sequence genome and includes:
- the LOC121964969 gene encoding proton-coupled amino acid transporter 1-like encodes the protein MLCFLPAIILLVFTPDLKYLAPLSLVANLVMTASLILIYFYSLTNITYPINLPLVGQLKDYPLFFGTAVFAFEGIGVVLPLENKMQRPQTFIPVLYLGMGIITFLYISLGTIGYMCFGGDIGGSITLNLPNCW